Part of the Ctenopharyngodon idella isolate HZGC_01 chromosome 8, HZGC01, whole genome shotgun sequence genome, aatatgtatgcaCTATATATTTAAGCCTAAtgacatttatcattattttctcCCGCTAAGCAATTTGTTCTCTGCGTTCTCTGGAATCCTCCTTCtacattctgattggttgaccgtTAGTTTGACGCTCCCGCCGGTGGTGTTCTGAATGCACAGTACAGCATTGGCGGCAGGGCGGCCAGAGCAAATTTTGACGCACTCGCCAGCGGCGTTGTGAGCGCATGGTAAAGATGATATTTGAGAAAATCTGTTTAGGAGGTTTAGACTAGACGGTTGCAAActttctgtttaaacatttatgaaattaGTTGTTGCACACATCCCTACTTTAGACCATGCCAAAGAGCTCCACTCTTTAGTGGAACATAGTTTGCCTTGAGGCCCTAGGAATCAAAGGCCTCCACAACTCAACAAgactttgtttaaaaacatccaGTCATTTTGAGCAGTCTCCATTACAAACAAATAGCTGGTTGGACCAATGCCATTTGTGTGTGGGATCTAGGCAAAAGGAGAGTCCAACCGGGAAGTGTGCTGGTTGAAATGGAACTAGCCTTATGACCAGCTGCTACTGCCCCAACATAGACTTTGAGCCTGGATATAGATAGATCTGTTTCTGAACACTCTTGATGAAACAGTAGGTCTGTGCATGCACCATTGTGGTGATTACAGAGGGACTCTCAATTGATTTGGTGGCTATGATTTGAAATATACGGCAGTAATGTGTTACAAGTATctaattttgaagaatattactgaatataaaaatgcagtaacCAGCAATATTAACTTCTCCATTGTTGTTCAGTCATTGCACAAGGAGGATGGTTGGTCAGTGTAGTATTTGTCCcgccctcctccactgtgattggatggctgggtaaaaagtgacagtgatgacaTTGCATTTTGCAAGTtgaagagtttaaaaaaaaaaaaaagacaatcgaactcgtgaaatattattatggtaAATAGTGCATCAAAATGCAGTGTCATCAGTTTGCCTAAAAGAACACAGAACATTTGAATGCTTTACGCACCATTTACATGTGGTAGGGCGCAGGTGTTAATTTCTTTCATGCCAACTAACATtgtgaaaatacaaacatttttatgaatccGAAAATTTATGTCAGACAGGCTTTATGAacgatttacaaaaaaattaattctgcTCATGTTTCATGAACGTGGACCATTGAGCTTCCACTTCTCCAGCTGTGGGTGCCAAATCATCCCACAAGCCTGCAAGAGCAGGTCCCACCTGACAAGAGATGCCTTCATTAGGGTTACCAAGTTCGGAAACCACAGCATTTTGGGCCACATCTGCGCAATCAACAACATTGATTCTTTGTTGCCCTCTGACGGTTGGGAATAGCAATATGGCCACTCGAACACTTCCGATGGCTTCACCGCCTACTGGGAGTCCTGCTGGGAATTCTATGAGCAATACAGTTATATATACAGAGAGATCAGCAAAAGGAACGCATACTTGTGCCCCTGCAGTCACCTGTGACTTACACTTCCAAGTTGAATTAGGATGAAGATGTAGCCTCCATTCCCGCGCACACAGCGCACCCCTCAATGATTCATGTCAGTATGTGAAATCCCCGCATGACTGAAAGAAAAGCCTTGAGATCCAAGGACACAGGCAAAAGTTCCAagcaatttatgtgccatgaGGCTTATGCCCTACTCCAGGTTCCCAAATGGCTGTGTTTCCACTGTTGGGCCAAAAGCAAGTGTGCTAGTGCATGTCAGGGCCAGTTGCATTTTCACTGTCACTTCCGGGGCTTGATCGGGCCTCGTCGGGGCTTCCTCGGGGCCAACAGCCAGGGGTTTTTGTCCTGCCGAACACCTTGGTCCAAAGCGGACCAACTGGGGCTTGAGGAGTGGTCATGAACAGAGGCGGAGTTAGAGTCAGGAGACAGTCAACACCGCTGCTCATTTCCTATGTTATTATATCAGGCTACCAGCTAACTTCAACATTTAAGACACTTTAAACAAGCTCAAAACTCATTGTCAGACTACAGGgaatgtttaaaataacttcctTGTGATCCGATGGAGATTCTGATCACTGTATGAGGCAGAAATATACTTATATGTGATGCTAAATTATGCTAACCATTGTGATAAATACACTTAcgtttatggaaaataccagagactgcttgAAGAACATAGACAAAtcatatatgattataatcgGGTATTTATTTGGTTTCGTGTTTTATCTTTCGTGTGTCTCTTCCCTGTGCCCTTGTTGACACCGGACTACATCCGCATATATGTCATAAAAAACATGCCCTCCTGTTAACTTGAATAACTCACAACTCCTGTTTTCTGCTCGtgagctccctctgttgctctggctgaaGGGATAACAGAAAAGTGAGGCTGGAGAGATCGCTCAAACCTCCTCAGATCTCATAATTTCatggaaaattaatagaaatactcttattaatattttgctaAATGTGTAACCCATTGGACTTATAAAAGCCTTAATGGAGTTGATTTGTGCATTCTTGTGATcgtaaataaatggaagcaggtgcaaactgttctctttttatgtgaAATGGTAAATACCAGCTTGAttcagcatgattgatgtgTGCTactgacacaaattaattaattactgtcacagtaacatttttttttcttgagtcTTGAGTCTTTAATTAAAGACCAAACATTCACTTCAGTCATGCTCATTTTGTGATCTAGCTAGTTCTCAGTCAGCTGGTGTAATGGTGGGGCTGTGTGATGTTGTTCTATGGAGGCGTGTCAAGGGCGGGTTTTAGGGCAGCGctactggcccgacagtggaaatgcAATTTGATTTTGGCCTCTGTGCTTGAGGTCTGAGGCTTTTGGCCCCGGCCGGCACGTTGTTAGCCCTGGCACActttggcccgacagtggaaaagcgggTAATGACAGTCGCCGAGGGCCCCAAGCCTGTCAAAGAAGCATCTGTCATGTCAACTTTGCGCAGGAACACTTGAAGCAAGGCAACCTCCTCTTGGTAAAAACAGTTCCTGCCCTCAAACTCTGACCACAGCTAGACTGTGCCACATAAACGAGGGACCCTTGAATTCATGTGGGTCTTATGCAACAAGTAAAGGGGATAGCCGTAATCATCAACCCCTAGAGGCACTGAAAAAAGACAAAGCGACAACCTAAGGGTTGACTAAATAAACAGTGGCAAAAACTCCCAGACTATGCTCGCCTGAGAAGCGAAGCTGCCCAAATTAAGCATGGTTTTTGATCTGTGAGTTTTTGACCAAGGAGCTAAGGACAGATGAATGTGACGAGGAGGTGTTATAAGAAGCAATCTGAACATTGCATGCATCATTCAAGTCCACTGACACAAACCAGTCTCTCAATGTGTTATTTGAGTTGcgttattatttcattatttggttatattttgcattatgtCTGAtgtgcagcactttggtcagcactcgtgttgttttaaatgtgctttataaataaaccttGATCTTAACCTTGACTTGCAATCACATATTATCCATGTCCATTGCAatgaaataaatgctttttttttagtatattgtatataaagctggatatatttatatatgaaaatgtatatataaagcTGTGCAATaacattgtttacattttgcaatgatATAAACAATCACGAATCACGATACTGCTTTACGTGAGGGTGCTGTATGTATGCGGGTAAAGCTGGACGTactatatatccaactttaaaTATATCAATGGGCGATAAAATAGATGACCAAATCCAGATTACTAGTGCCCTAAACCGAACTACATATTACAATGTAGGTTACTAGCtatataaagaacaacaggtgGCAGACAGCATTGGGTcactttatgcatttttatttgaaatgttagtGATTATTTTTGACTGGTTTATCTATGATGATTGTGTGATTGTAATTAATATACTGTTTGTGTGAGAACCACAAAAGTCTGAGAATCAAGGCCAAATGAATGCAATGATAACTTAGTCCATTTCTCTATCTCTTCACTAGGTGTTGTCTTTGCATTATCCAGCCTGTTATTACTCCAGACAGTCTCCTCTTGCCCCAAAGAGTGCTTGTGTGACACTCACACCAAAGTGGTGGACTGCCGGGGACGAGGACTGTATGATGTTCCACGTCAACTCCATCAAGACACCCTGGAGCTGTATCTCCAAAATAACCGTCTCCGAGGCCTGGGCTCCATGTCCTTTCGAGAGACACCACAACTTCAAATTCTGGACCTGGCCAACAATTCAATCACAATGCTTTCCCCCAGTGCCCTTCTGGGACTTAGAAGCTTAAAGGTCCTCAGCCTGGCCAATAACTCTATCCGGGAAGTGGACCGGCGCCTTCTGGTGTCAATAAGAAATCTTACTACATTGGACCTGTCCTTTAACACCATAGGTGGTCTACCTGGAGCTCTTGCTGACAGTTTCCACTATCTTACCCATCTGTCTCTCCATCACAATCGGCTAACTAAGCTGGACCGTATACACCTGGAGGCTCTCGGAAATCTGAAAGTTCTGCAACTGAAGGGCAATCCTTGGAGATGTGACTGTCACCTCATAGGACTCAAACTATGGTTGGAGACGTTTGTCTTCAAAGGTAACAAAACCCTCAAATCCACAATagagttttaattttaaagaaacaaaacaaacacaataaaacatagCTAAATGTTCCTTCATTGAAGTTAATTCAGGTAAGAATCTTTCTAGATAATGACACGTAGTGCAAAATTTTTTACCCAATATTATTCCACCCTAAATTTCCCATCATTTATTATTGGCAAAAGCACAAAGTCAGAATAATTTCTCATTTTCTATCACAGAAAATAAAGCCAACGTCATGCTCTTTGTGAAGTTTAGCTTGAGTGCCCTGTCTTGCACTCAGCCAGTGCAATTCTTTTCTAGGTAGGTGTGGATGAGTTAATCACTTTGCGAACCTCACAATTGGATTGGCAGATCATCTGACATACAGACTTAATGCAGCTGGCTCTGGATTTGGGCTGCACCTGTTAGCGTTCCATGGATTTTCCCTCTAGTCAGCAGACCATGGAACAAGTTTTTGCATTATTCTTGCATCATGTCTGTTTAGAACTGCTATTGCTAGTTTGTTTAAGAAGTCAGAGAATGGGGTGACctgcagtttatttatttatttatttattttgcgaAACTTGGTTTGTGTTCATTTAAGTTAGGCAGTAAGAAGAGGcctatgtgtttttatttgcattaagTGAGTTATGAGTTTTGTACTTTGGTCGGTTGTGCCCTTATTTATTGCGTCTGTATAAGGGTCAGAAATTAACTTAAAATTGCCAATATTTGCCCCTGGAACTGATTTCCAgggattttttatatattttttttttacctttgtaatggaaatttttatatttgctttatttactctttccccaccatttaCTCATTCCCCACTagctttctgtgttttcacagttatatggtagggggaatcaaaacacaggcgaaataggagcagaaacaagcgatacaAGTATTTCTTACGCACACAGTAATTTTTCTGTGCAGCCCAGAAAACAGCATGCGGGTCTTTAAGCAGAGACCCTGATCTGTGAACTACAGACACATCATGGTTTAAAGTcatattaaaatgcacacaaaggAATCGATAAGAGgaatcaaattttaattttataacaagtaTCTGATTCCTGACCTTCAGTTTCCAATTTTAGAAGTGGAATCAATTttcgattcccaaccctaaCTGGCATTGATtctacaaataaacatttttactacaacctgaattccggaaaagttaggatgcttttttttttatttgaataaaacgAAAACGacaagactttcaaatcacatgagccaatattttattcacaatagaaattttacacttttatgcactaaatgagctcatttcaaatttgatgcctgctacaggtctcaaaaaaattggcacgggggcaacaaatggctgaaaaagcaagaaattttgaaaagattcagctgggagaacatctagcaactaattaagttaattgatatcaggtctgtaacatgattagctataaaagggatgtcttagagaggcagagtctctcagaagaaaagatgggcagagctgtgaaaaagtgcgtaaaaagattgtggaaaacaatgttcctcaacatcaaattgcaaaggctttgcaaatctcatcatctacagtgcataacatcatcaaaagattcagagaaactggagaaatctctgtgcgtaagggacaaggccgaagacctttattggatgcccgtggtcttcgg contains:
- the LOC127517677 gene encoding leucine-rich repeat and transmembrane domain-containing protein 1, translated to MTGVVFALSSLLLLQTVSSCPKECLCDTHTKVVDCRGRGLYDVPRQLHQDTLELYLQNNRLRGLGSMSFRETPQLQILDLANNSITMLSPSALLGLRSLKVLSLANNSIREVDRRLLVSIRNLTTLDLSFNTIGGLPGALADSFHYLTHLSLHHNRLTKLDRIHLEALGNLKVLQLKGNPWRCDCHLIGLKLWLETFVFKGGVVDSITCVQPHLMLERDLRHIPYELFHACMITSYSYMFANIHYLDGKHRMLSGQLHPSPRAPSGSDFSPPGEAILPECEAKQRPRPANYRHAIATVVITGVICGIVCLMMLAAAVYGCAYAAINAKYQRELKQKAKEAGAGEERKNIEREEKKEPLE